In Herpetosiphon gulosus, one genomic interval encodes:
- a CDS encoding DUF1905 domain-containing protein — protein MTFDFTGPIWFWKGPAPWYFVTVPFEQSQAIKAVAGLVTYGWGVIPAQVQIGQTTWSTSLIPKDGLYLVPIKKPIRLAEQLNEGDVVNIQLEIGQ, from the coding sequence GTGACGTTTGATTTTACTGGGCCAATTTGGTTTTGGAAAGGGCCAGCTCCATGGTATTTCGTCACTGTTCCGTTTGAACAGAGCCAAGCAATCAAGGCGGTTGCTGGGCTAGTGACCTATGGCTGGGGCGTGATTCCGGCCCAAGTCCAAATTGGTCAAACAACTTGGAGCACTTCGCTGATTCCCAAAGATGGCCTGTATCTTGTGCCGATCAAAAAGCCAATTCGTTTGGCCGAGCAGCTTAACGAAGGCGATGTGGTGAACATTCAGCTTGAGATTGGTCAATGA
- a CDS encoding cache domain-containing protein, whose translation MLHSLRRQVIVILLLGTSLLALLNLAINARGLVAVRNQATNDSTAALQAQAEQYLLRIAQSHAASTGQTVRGVQQLAVTTRTYLQQPTNQIPTLPELNVARNGRQYTSGATTVLVIANPDQAQALADIRYSQRLEDVLPSLQISVPEIVRISYLTANTLRTYPNMTPNDPPADWLPSQEAAYQASLPENNPSRALVWTEVHQSIDQSQALISVAAPVYANADFLGTVSVDVSLDRLSFYLKGLIVDQSSFAFLITRNGEVVAVTEAGQGGVVQQILTNQANLPSSSMISDLQAGRDGVTTVRLSGRGYVVAYAAISGIPWGLGLASPLDEITARTTETANQIATITNQSLGLSIGLALIAVILFGFGMALILRRQFLKPLTGLIGATNRVADGDLQPIEVESSNELGQLASSFNSMTAALQVSRQETEAKEAAREAAMQRLSEVVVNLEHSLAERQQLSQLLRDVASPVIPILKGVLVMPLIGSLDGERVQQATSILLTRVERERARKVLIDITGVPMMDEQAAQALLTMMNGLRLLGASVILVGVAPEVAQMLTTLSVDLSSVQTSADLRTAVAQLTRS comes from the coding sequence ATGCTCCATAGTTTACGCAGGCAAGTTATTGTTATCCTCTTATTGGGAACATCGCTCTTGGCGTTGCTCAATTTAGCAATTAATGCTCGTGGCTTGGTGGCAGTGCGCAACCAAGCCACCAACGATAGCACCGCTGCGCTGCAAGCCCAAGCTGAACAATATCTCCTGCGGATTGCCCAAAGCCATGCTGCTAGCACTGGGCAAACTGTCCGCGGTGTGCAACAATTAGCGGTCACCACCCGCACCTATTTGCAACAGCCAACCAATCAAATTCCCACCTTGCCTGAGTTGAATGTAGCCCGTAATGGTCGCCAATATACAAGCGGGGCAACCACGGTCTTAGTAATTGCTAATCCTGATCAGGCTCAAGCATTAGCTGACATTCGCTATAGTCAACGGCTCGAAGATGTCTTACCAAGCTTGCAAATCAGCGTGCCTGAAATTGTGCGCATCTCGTATCTGACGGCCAACACCTTGCGCACCTATCCCAACATGACTCCTAACGACCCACCAGCGGACTGGTTGCCTAGCCAAGAGGCGGCTTATCAAGCAAGTTTGCCCGAGAATAACCCAAGCCGCGCCTTAGTCTGGACAGAGGTGCATCAATCGATTGATCAATCGCAAGCCTTGATCTCGGTTGCTGCGCCAGTCTATGCCAATGCCGATTTTTTGGGCACAGTCAGCGTTGATGTCAGCCTTGATCGTTTGAGTTTCTATCTCAAGGGGTTAATTGTTGATCAATCGAGTTTTGCCTTTTTGATTACCCGTAATGGCGAAGTTGTGGCGGTGACCGAGGCTGGTCAGGGGGGGGTTGTTCAGCAAATTTTGACTAATCAAGCCAACCTGCCCAGTTCATCAATGATCAGTGATTTACAGGCAGGCCGCGATGGAGTAACCACAGTGCGCCTGAGTGGGCGCGGCTATGTGGTGGCCTATGCGGCGATTAGCGGTATTCCATGGGGGCTGGGCTTAGCTTCACCGTTGGATGAAATTACAGCGCGGACGACTGAAACTGCCAACCAAATTGCCACGATTACCAACCAAAGCCTTGGCTTGAGCATCGGTTTGGCCTTGATTGCGGTTATTTTGTTTGGCTTTGGGATGGCTTTGATTCTGCGTCGCCAATTTCTTAAGCCGCTGACTGGTTTAATTGGGGCGACCAATCGAGTTGCCGACGGCGATCTCCAGCCCATTGAGGTTGAGAGTAGCAATGAATTAGGTCAGTTAGCTAGCTCATTTAATAGCATGACCGCTGCTTTACAGGTTTCGCGCCAAGAAACCGAGGCTAAAGAAGCTGCGCGAGAAGCCGCGATGCAACGCCTAAGTGAAGTGGTGGTTAATCTCGAACACTCACTCGCTGAACGTCAACAGTTATCGCAACTGCTGCGTGATGTTGCCTCACCAGTCATTCCAATTCTAAAAGGGGTGTTGGTGATGCCCTTGATTGGTAGTTTGGATGGCGAACGGGTGCAACAAGCTACCTCAATTCTCTTAACCCGAGTTGAACGTGAACGCGCTCGCAAAGTGTTGATTGACATTACGGGTGTGCCAATGATGGATGAACAGGCTGCTCAAGCCTTGTTGACCATGATGAATGGCTTACGCTTGTTGGGGGCAAGTGTGATTTTGGTGGGGGTTGCTCCCGAAGTTGCCCAAATGCTGACGACGTTGTCGGTCGATTTGAGTTCAGTCCAGACCTCAGCCGATTTGCGCACAGCCGTCGCCCAACTAACCCGTTCGTAA
- the torT gene encoding TMAO reductase system periplasmic protein TorT — protein MQTATKRSKWVLGSLLAASLAACGTAQPTAQPTSVPSATVALSQTSTSASYQVEVWNPPFDFASPRTSTDYVPLVLADKAETICVSIPHIKDSYWLAVNYGVVSEAERLGINVEIVEAGGYGNLPTQITQIRQCVANGAKAVVIGAISLDGLNDLIVELQSQKIPVIAFMNDISSKAITAKSLSVPGEGGQEIAKYLVQKHAKGSDAVDVAWFPGPEKAGWSKAADEKFKATITGGAINIVETKYGDTGKEEQAKLIEEVLIAHPEIDYIVGTGQTAVTAAEILRERKLQDKIKIMAYYISPEVYAELQSGGIQAAAVAPPVTIARIAIDQTVRILEGKEFMAHVGPKSFVIDTASLTSFDPTTSIPPETFKITLRVSQ, from the coding sequence ATGCAGACTGCAACCAAACGCTCGAAATGGGTTCTTGGCAGTTTATTGGCTGCTAGTTTAGCTGCTTGTGGCACGGCTCAGCCAACCGCCCAACCAACATCCGTGCCTAGTGCAACCGTCGCGCTCAGTCAAACCAGCACCAGCGCCAGCTATCAAGTTGAAGTCTGGAATCCACCATTCGATTTTGCTAGCCCCCGTACATCAACCGATTATGTGCCCTTGGTGCTTGCCGATAAAGCTGAGACAATTTGTGTTTCAATTCCGCATATCAAGGATAGCTATTGGTTGGCAGTTAATTATGGTGTAGTTTCCGAAGCCGAACGCTTAGGGATCAATGTTGAAATTGTTGAAGCTGGCGGCTATGGCAATTTGCCGACCCAAATTACCCAAATTCGCCAATGTGTGGCCAATGGAGCCAAGGCGGTGGTGATTGGGGCGATCTCGCTTGATGGCCTAAACGACTTAATTGTTGAACTGCAAAGCCAAAAAATTCCAGTAATTGCCTTTATGAATGATATTTCGTCGAAGGCCATTACCGCCAAATCGCTGTCGGTTCCAGGCGAAGGCGGCCAAGAAATTGCCAAATATTTAGTGCAAAAACATGCTAAGGGCAGCGATGCTGTTGATGTCGCGTGGTTCCCTGGCCCCGAAAAGGCTGGCTGGTCGAAAGCCGCCGATGAGAAGTTTAAGGCTACTATTACTGGTGGCGCAATTAACATTGTCGAAACCAAATATGGCGATACTGGTAAAGAAGAGCAAGCAAAATTGATCGAAGAGGTCTTGATCGCACATCCTGAGATCGATTATATTGTAGGTACTGGCCAAACTGCGGTAACTGCTGCTGAAATTCTGCGCGAACGCAAGCTGCAAGATAAAATCAAAATTATGGCATATTACATTAGCCCAGAAGTATATGCCGAATTGCAGAGTGGCGGTATCCAAGCAGCGGCGGTGGCTCCACCAGTTACGATTGCGCGAATAGCGATCGATCAAACGGTTCGCATTTTGGAAGGCAAAGAATTCATGGCCCATGTTGGCCCGAAGAGCTTTGTGATCGATACTGCATCGCTCACCAGCTTTGATCCAACGACTTCGATCCCACCCGAAACGTTCAAAATTACGCTGCGTGTGTCGCAATAG
- a CDS encoding RidA family protein — protein MKRFSLKLLLVMVMAATFSSISLASEGQALDKAQQAEQHRCRRPGVDCVFEKVEAYVEARYGVASLPALTPPTANYVYASQSGETVFISSAGPEILTGSGGFLKGELPTLSLATAQEAAMLSCVRGLRFLKSTIGDLDRVEHIVMVTGTVNVTPTYDDVTSGPVVGALGKTVDGCSDFLVEIFGPEAGKHARSSGGKVALPFNMATEIELIVEIK, from the coding sequence ATGAAACGTTTTTCTCTCAAACTCCTGCTCGTAATGGTAATGGCTGCTACGTTTAGCTCGATCTCACTGGCTTCGGAAGGCCAAGCGCTCGACAAAGCCCAACAAGCTGAACAACATCGTTGTCGCAGACCAGGTGTTGATTGTGTCTTTGAAAAAGTCGAAGCCTATGTTGAAGCTCGTTATGGCGTAGCTTCATTGCCAGCGCTAACCCCACCAACCGCCAATTATGTGTATGCTTCACAATCAGGCGAAACGGTCTTTATTTCATCGGCTGGCCCAGAAATTTTGACTGGCAGTGGTGGTTTCCTCAAAGGCGAATTGCCAACCCTCTCGTTGGCAACTGCCCAAGAAGCCGCGATGCTGAGCTGTGTCCGTGGCTTACGCTTCCTGAAATCAACAATCGGCGACCTCGATCGAGTTGAACACATTGTGATGGTTACCGGAACAGTCAATGTTACTCCAACCTATGACGATGTAACTTCTGGCCCAGTTGTTGGCGCACTTGGCAAAACGGTTGATGGCTGTTCAGACTTCTTGGTCGAAATTTTTGGCCCCGAAGCTGGCAAACATGCCCGTTCATCTGGTGGTAAAGTTGCATTGCCCTTCAATATGGCCACCGAAATCGAGTTGATTGTCGAAATTAAATAA
- a CDS encoding cupin domain-containing protein, which yields MSEPFMPISVVLPEAGTTLIGDIRCKIPSAATNDQCTVLEVTLLPGQGAVMHQHEIEMEILVVQAGRCTVGDERNQWVLEVGGIAHFPQRTRHFFRNDHPETCVILITAIPGGLDRFFEALAAQAKNPAED from the coding sequence ATGAGTGAGCCATTTATGCCAATTTCCGTCGTCTTGCCCGAAGCAGGCACAACCCTGATTGGCGATATTCGCTGCAAAATTCCGAGCGCTGCTACCAACGATCAATGCACAGTCTTGGAAGTTACCTTGCTACCAGGTCAAGGCGCAGTGATGCACCAGCATGAAATTGAAATGGAGATTTTAGTGGTTCAAGCGGGGCGCTGCACGGTTGGCGATGAACGCAATCAATGGGTACTTGAGGTTGGTGGCATTGCCCACTTTCCACAACGCACGCGCCATTTCTTTCGCAACGATCACCCCGAAACGTGTGTGATTTTGATCACGGCTATTCCAGGTGGGCTTGATCGCTTTTTCGAAGCGTTAGCGGCTCAAGCCAAAAATCCAGCCGAAGACTGA